The following are encoded in a window of Litoribacterium kuwaitense genomic DNA:
- a CDS encoding alpha/beta fold hydrolase, with product MPMLDMPLEQLKGYDGRNPKPDDFADYWREALQELKAVKADIKMIPASFQVAGAECFHLYFTGVRGARVHAKYVRPIRRDVKHHPAVVLFHGYTGASGDWSDKLKYLSLGYAVFALDCRGQGGLSEDPGGVVGNTLQGHIIRGLDSSPHDLLFRHIFLDAVQLAQIAMAQEEVDEAQVYTKGASQGGGLALACAALEPRIKKVVSIYPFLCDYLRVWEMDQGENAYHEIKSYFRRFDPTHERHDEVFRTLGYIDVQHLADRVQGNVLMAVGLMDATCPPSTQFAAYNKLKASKDMVIYPDYGHESLLGFEDRALQFLQSQ from the coding sequence ATGCCAATGCTCGATATGCCTCTGGAGCAATTAAAAGGATATGATGGTAGAAACCCTAAACCAGATGATTTTGCTGACTATTGGAGAGAAGCCTTGCAAGAATTAAAGGCTGTCAAAGCGGATATTAAAATGATCCCGGCTTCATTTCAGGTTGCTGGCGCAGAGTGCTTTCACCTTTACTTTACAGGTGTTCGCGGGGCACGTGTTCATGCGAAATATGTAAGGCCAATACGACGGGATGTGAAGCACCATCCCGCTGTCGTTTTATTTCACGGTTACACAGGAGCATCGGGAGACTGGTCGGACAAGCTGAAGTATCTCAGCCTTGGCTATGCTGTGTTTGCCCTTGATTGCCGTGGGCAAGGAGGATTGTCAGAAGATCCTGGTGGTGTCGTTGGAAATACGCTACAGGGCCACATTATCCGTGGTCTCGATAGTTCGCCGCACGACCTTCTATTCAGGCATATTTTCCTTGATGCTGTTCAACTTGCTCAAATTGCAATGGCACAGGAAGAAGTAGATGAAGCGCAAGTCTATACGAAAGGCGCATCACAAGGTGGCGGTTTAGCTTTAGCGTGTGCCGCCTTAGAGCCTCGGATCAAAAAAGTTGTTTCTATTTATCCGTTTTTATGTGACTATTTACGTGTCTGGGAGATGGATCAAGGAGAAAACGCTTATCACGAAATAAAGTCTTATTTCCGTAGATTTGATCCTACCCATGAGCGACATGATGAAGTTTTTCGAACGCTCGGTTATATTGATGTACAGCACCTTGCTGACCGTGTCCAGGGCAATGTGCTGATGGCAGTTGGGCTAATGGACGCAACGTGTCCTCCATCAACGCAATTTGCTGCCTATAACAAATTAAAAGCATCGAAGGACATGGTGATTTATCCGGATTACGGTCACGAGTCGTTGCTAGGTTTTGAAGATCGGGCATTGCAATTTTTACAATCGCAATGA
- a CDS encoding sugar phosphate isomerase/epimerase family protein: MKKALSGAGLGAVKDVHHLITLAGDYGFAAIEASGASVLKVVDNEGLEPFQKSLHATGVNISTFGLPVEWRQSDAQFSQDLENLVPQARLAQSLGVDNFTTYVLPSTDWNAAQFMAKAVSRLKLCAQILKQYDVKLALEFVGPHHLRTTWKHPFIWSMAQMIDMIEAIDEGNTGLLLDAFHWYTTGGTAEDIRKAGVDKLVHVHLNDARDVPVEDVLDNDRLYPGEGVIDLTTFLQTLKNIGYEGAIAQEILTKEPPSETPEQLAQKSKEAYDKVFSRLS; this comes from the coding sequence ATGAAAAAAGCACTATCAGGAGCGGGTCTTGGTGCTGTGAAGGATGTGCATCATTTGATTACGCTTGCAGGTGACTATGGTTTTGCAGCGATCGAAGCGAGCGGCGCTTCTGTGCTAAAGGTTGTCGACAACGAAGGCTTGGAACCCTTCCAAAAGTCACTCCATGCTACCGGCGTGAACATCTCGACATTTGGTCTTCCTGTCGAATGGCGCCAAAGTGATGCGCAATTTTCGCAGGATTTGGAAAACCTTGTACCACAGGCCCGTCTTGCACAAAGTTTAGGTGTAGACAATTTTACAACCTATGTACTTCCTTCGACCGATTGGAATGCGGCACAGTTTATGGCAAAAGCTGTTTCGCGCTTAAAACTGTGCGCACAAATTTTAAAGCAATACGATGTAAAGCTCGCACTTGAATTTGTCGGACCGCACCATTTACGGACAACTTGGAAGCATCCGTTTATTTGGTCAATGGCACAGATGATCGATATGATTGAAGCCATTGATGAGGGAAATACCGGGCTATTGCTTGATGCCTTTCATTGGTATACAACCGGAGGAACTGCAGAAGACATTCGTAAGGCAGGCGTAGATAAGCTTGTCCACGTCCACTTAAATGACGCACGCGACGTTCCTGTGGAAGACGTGCTTGATAATGACCGTCTCTACCCCGGTGAGGGTGTCATCGATTTAACGACCTTCCTGCAGACGTTAAAGAATATCGGTTATGAAGGAGCGATAGCCCAAGAGATTTTAACGAAGGAACCTCCTTCTGAAACACCAGAACAGCTCGCGCAAAAATCGAAAGAGGCGTACGATAAGGTATTTAGCCGCTTGTCATAA
- a CDS encoding carboxylesterase family protein, with the protein MGQMQFEHKHSQPSHQDVQSIAYLLSMPDQKTIEQGRYPLVLFLHGSGERGSDVKKVEEQGLPKIMTAWHERPFMMIAPQCKEGTDWSQWLDTVIALLDEIVDKYPIDEDRIYVTGLSMGGYGSWALSAMAPARFAAVIPICGGGDIAHASALTSIPIWAFHGAKDDIVPLDRSEAMVEAVQQAGGNATLTIYPDAMHDSWTETYTNADVIQWMLAQKRPSSRR; encoded by the coding sequence ATGGGGCAAATGCAATTTGAGCATAAGCATTCACAACCAAGTCATCAAGACGTACAATCAATCGCTTACCTACTGTCGATGCCGGATCAAAAAACAATTGAGCAAGGGCGATACCCGCTCGTTTTGTTTTTGCACGGGAGCGGCGAGCGTGGGAGCGATGTGAAAAAAGTCGAGGAACAGGGATTGCCTAAAATTATGACAGCTTGGCATGAACGTCCATTTATGATGATCGCACCTCAATGTAAAGAAGGTACAGATTGGAGTCAATGGTTAGATACGGTGATTGCTCTGCTTGATGAAATCGTAGATAAGTATCCGATTGACGAAGACCGCATTTACGTAACTGGATTAAGCATGGGTGGATATGGGAGCTGGGCTTTAAGCGCAATGGCACCCGCTCGTTTTGCCGCTGTTATCCCAATTTGTGGAGGTGGCGACATCGCACACGCTTCAGCACTTACAAGCATCCCCATTTGGGCATTTCATGGTGCTAAGGATGATATTGTCCCTTTAGATCGATCTGAAGCGATGGTGGAGGCGGTTCAGCAAGCCGGTGGCAATGCGACCTTGACCATTTATCCAGACGCTATGCACGATTCTTGGACTGAAACGTATACAAACGCCGACGTCATCCAATGGATGCTAGCGCAAAAGCGGCCATCGTCACGACGTTAG
- a CDS encoding lyase family protein codes for MGEAMYRIVLRSYLQETMEQAKQLSEALLDQAETHIHSIMPAHTHTQPAQPTTFGHYLVAIYDSLTRDIERLAHAYQTVNQSPMGAAAITTSGFPINRERMVELLDFDGLIENSYDAIGAGDYLIEAAQALISLMTNMGRWLQEFLRMASKEVGLIKVSDAYVQISSIMPQKRNPVSIEHCRAIASSAAAEGLAVIHMIHNTPYGDINDTEDDMQPHLYNGFKKALRVLKLMRAVTVTMDFQTERAYDQAKKNMITITELADVLARDYGISFRKAHHKASVIAKMADKEAKELYEIPLQQINDWLDMQLTARDWEEIIDPTFFVKRRNRTGGPNPEVVRAMIAKRKQKALGQ; via the coding sequence ATGGGTGAAGCAATGTACCGTATCGTCTTGCGAAGCTATCTTCAGGAGACGATGGAACAGGCAAAGCAGTTAAGTGAAGCACTGTTGGATCAGGCAGAAACCCACATTCACTCCATTATGCCGGCACACACGCATACACAGCCGGCACAGCCGACAACATTTGGTCATTATCTTGTTGCGATCTATGATAGCTTAACCCGAGATATTGAACGGTTAGCGCATGCGTATCAAACGGTGAATCAATCACCGATGGGTGCCGCTGCGATTACGACGAGCGGTTTTCCGATCAATCGGGAACGCATGGTCGAGCTGCTCGATTTTGATGGTTTGATTGAAAACTCTTATGATGCGATTGGTGCTGGAGATTATTTAATTGAAGCTGCGCAAGCGCTAATAAGCTTAATGACCAATATGGGCCGCTGGCTGCAAGAGTTCCTGCGCATGGCCTCTAAAGAAGTCGGTTTAATTAAAGTATCCGACGCATATGTGCAAATTAGCAGCATTATGCCCCAAAAACGTAATCCTGTCTCGATCGAACACTGTCGTGCCATTGCAAGTAGCGCCGCTGCTGAAGGGTTAGCTGTCATCCATATGATTCATAACACCCCTTACGGCGACATTAATGATACTGAAGATGACATGCAGCCTCATTTATACAATGGTTTTAAGAAAGCGCTCCGAGTTTTAAAGCTGATGCGTGCTGTCACAGTAACGATGGATTTTCAGACGGAGCGTGCTTACGATCAGGCCAAGAAAAACATGATCACGATTACTGAACTCGCTGATGTACTCGCCCGTGATTACGGTATTTCCTTTAGAAAAGCCCACCACAAAGCAAGTGTGATTGCCAAAATGGCGGATAAAGAAGCGAAAGAGCTCTACGAGATTCCACTTCAACAAATCAACGACTGGTTGGATATGCAATTAACAGCTCGTGACTGGGAGGAAATCATTGACCCAACGTTTTTCGTGAAACGAAGAAATCGCACTGGTGGTCCAAACCCAGAGGTCGTACGTGCGATGATTGCCAAAAGGAAGCAAAAGGCTTTAGGTCAGTGA
- a CDS encoding ABC transporter permease, whose translation MLNAEKRKTILLLIPIILVLAGYVLYPSVATLIESFQRQGAFSFINYSDFFGAKAQANFEALWNSIYISLLSVLFSALIGVPLAYIFNRYDFPGRQFFSNIAIMPIVLPSLVGVMAFMFLYGEAGLIPNAIKDVFNLSEVPFKIGGISGILIVHAYTMYPYFYMTTSSALNNIDPSLEEAAYNLGSSKFRVFWKVTFPLLTPGLVAASLLVFMVSMASFSAPFLLAGGYRVLSLQIYFSKINGDLEMAATQSVILSVVSISFLLFMRWYQGRKDYRMASKGIGAHRSEVNNPVLKTIMVTIGILAMVVLLLPHVTLLMLSLVPDGAWTWQTYPQAFSLENYRLLFDDPNIWDPVRNSLIMTVLACIGVFVFGIITSYALVKRSFIGKNLLDILVMIPWALPATVVGMNLILAFNKPSPFSFGQILVGTFWILPLAYFIRFIPLVVRSTTAVLEQMDDSLEEAAQNLGAKWFYTFRRVVIPIIMPGVLSGTLLAFVQAVGEFPTSVLLYTISNRPISIEIMNQLRMFNMGQAAAYGMIQVGLIAIVMFISYRFFGVKSENTL comes from the coding sequence ATGTTAAATGCAGAAAAACGAAAAACAATCTTGTTGTTAATCCCGATCATTTTAGTCTTAGCTGGTTATGTACTCTACCCTTCCGTCGCTACACTTATCGAAAGCTTTCAGCGACAAGGTGCCTTTTCCTTTATCAACTATTCGGATTTTTTCGGAGCAAAAGCGCAAGCCAATTTTGAAGCGCTTTGGAACTCCATTTACATTTCACTTTTATCGGTCCTTTTCAGTGCGCTGATCGGCGTACCGCTAGCTTATATCTTTAATCGTTACGACTTTCCCGGCAGACAATTTTTCTCAAACATCGCGATTATGCCGATTGTGCTGCCTTCATTGGTCGGTGTTATGGCGTTTATGTTTCTTTATGGTGAAGCTGGCCTCATTCCTAATGCGATTAAAGATGTCTTTAACCTGTCAGAAGTCCCTTTTAAAATTGGCGGCATTTCCGGGATCTTAATTGTCCATGCGTACACGATGTATCCATATTTTTATATGACGACATCGTCCGCGTTAAATAATATTGATCCGTCTCTTGAGGAGGCCGCGTATAATTTAGGATCTAGTAAATTCCGCGTGTTCTGGAAAGTCACCTTTCCGCTCTTAACACCTGGGCTCGTTGCCGCTTCTTTATTAGTGTTTATGGTGTCTATGGCATCGTTTAGCGCCCCGTTTTTACTAGCGGGCGGTTATCGAGTGCTCAGTTTACAAATTTACTTTTCAAAAATTAACGGTGACCTTGAAATGGCAGCGACGCAGTCAGTAATTCTATCGGTTGTGTCGATCTCCTTTTTACTCTTTATGCGCTGGTATCAAGGGCGCAAGGATTATCGTATGGCCAGTAAAGGCATTGGCGCACATCGCAGTGAAGTAAACAACCCAGTCTTAAAAACGATCATGGTGACCATTGGCATCCTTGCCATGGTTGTTCTCTTACTGCCGCACGTCACTCTGCTCATGTTATCGCTCGTCCCTGATGGCGCATGGACATGGCAGACATACCCTCAAGCGTTTAGCTTGGAGAATTATCGCTTGTTATTTGATGACCCTAACATTTGGGACCCTGTACGGAACAGTTTAATTATGACGGTGCTTGCGTGTATTGGTGTATTTGTCTTCGGCATTATCACTTCATACGCCTTAGTGAAGCGCAGCTTTATCGGCAAGAATTTATTAGACATTCTCGTGATGATTCCGTGGGCGTTGCCAGCAACCGTTGTAGGTATGAACCTTATTCTTGCCTTTAACAAGCCGTCTCCTTTTTCCTTTGGGCAAATTCTCGTCGGGACATTTTGGATTTTACCTTTAGCTTATTTCATCCGGTTTATCCCGCTCGTCGTCAGATCCACCACTGCTGTGTTAGAGCAAATGGACGATTCGTTAGAAGAAGCTGCGCAAAACTTAGGGGCCAAATGGTTCTACACATTTAGAAGAGTCGTCATTCCGATCATCATGCCAGGTGTGCTCAGTGGAACCTTGCTCGCCTTTGTGCAGGCAGTCGGTGAATTTCCAACGTCGGTGTTGCTGTATACGATCAGTAACCGGCCCATTTCTATTGAAATCATGAACCAGTTGCGTATGTTTAATATGGGGCAAGCCGCTGCCTATGGAATGATTCAAGTCGGGCTTATCGCCATTGTCATGTTTATTTCTTATCGTTTCTTCGGTGTGAAATCGGAGAACACGTTGTAG
- a CDS encoding ABC transporter ATP-binding protein, translating into MSTVSLSEITKRFGDVTAVKGLDLVIKEGEFFTFLGPSGCGKTTTLRMIAGFYFPTQGKVQFNEKEMTSVPPEKRNTGMVFQNYALFPHMTVFENVAFGLKVRKLSKTEVQKRVEDVLKKVHLEQFISRQVSQLSGGQQQRVALARALVIEPDILLLDEPLSNLDARLRDEMRTEILRLQREYGITTIYVTHDQVEALSMSDRIAVFNLGECQQIGTPTEIYNQPVNDFVAEFIGETNLLPIELDQETGDECAFWSNDLEKAIYVKNTEANIAAYDETDRLFMSIRPEAMTVSEEPLEEKNMLTGVVTLVQFTGESVHTFVKINDLVTLKTTDLNRGPSTYLQEGMQVYIHLPATQIRVIPQAKGDK; encoded by the coding sequence ATGTCAACAGTAAGCTTGTCTGAAATTACGAAGCGATTTGGGGACGTAACAGCAGTCAAAGGGTTGGATTTAGTCATAAAAGAAGGCGAATTTTTTACGTTCTTAGGCCCGAGTGGCTGCGGAAAAACAACAACCCTCCGGATGATTGCTGGCTTCTACTTCCCTACACAAGGGAAAGTGCAGTTTAACGAGAAAGAGATGACCTCAGTTCCACCGGAAAAAAGGAATACAGGCATGGTTTTTCAAAACTATGCCTTGTTCCCTCATATGACCGTCTTTGAAAATGTCGCATTTGGACTCAAGGTAAGGAAATTGAGTAAAACCGAAGTCCAAAAACGCGTGGAAGACGTGTTAAAGAAAGTGCATCTCGAGCAATTTATTAGCCGGCAAGTCAGCCAGCTAAGCGGAGGGCAGCAACAGCGTGTCGCCTTAGCACGTGCGCTCGTCATCGAACCAGATATTCTCTTGTTGGATGAACCGCTGAGTAACTTGGACGCTCGCTTGCGAGATGAGATGCGGACTGAAATTCTACGCCTGCAACGTGAATACGGAATTACGACCATTTACGTGACGCACGACCAGGTGGAAGCTTTATCGATGAGTGATCGCATCGCTGTCTTTAACCTCGGTGAGTGTCAACAAATTGGGACGCCAACGGAGATTTACAATCAGCCGGTCAACGATTTCGTCGCTGAATTTATTGGTGAAACCAATTTACTTCCGATAGAGCTTGATCAAGAAACTGGCGATGAATGTGCATTTTGGAGCAATGATCTAGAAAAAGCCATCTACGTCAAAAATACGGAAGCGAATATCGCTGCTTATGATGAAACTGATCGTTTGTTCATGTCCATTCGACCCGAAGCAATGACGGTGTCCGAAGAGCCACTCGAAGAAAAAAATATGCTTACCGGCGTCGTCACACTCGTTCAGTTTACGGGAGAGTCCGTGCACACATTTGTCAAAATCAATGATCTTGTCACACTGAAAACGACAGATCTGAACCGGGGGCCAAGTACATACTTGCAAGAAGGCATGCAGGTTTACATTCATTTGCCCGCGACACAGATCAGGGTGATCCCACAGGCAAAGGGTGACAAGTAA